One Streptomyces lincolnensis genomic region harbors:
- a CDS encoding ABC transporter permease has protein sequence MTVGTFTPRPGAAPLGRMIMAQAALETKMLLRNGEQLLLTVVIPTLLLVLFSTVDVVDTGAGEAVDFLAPGILALAVMSTAFTGQAIATGFERRYGVLKRLASSPLPRWGLMTAKTISVLATEILQIILLTVIALTLGWSPHGNPFAVLLLLVLGTAAFSGLGLLMAGTLKAEATLGAANLVFILLLVGGGVIVPLDKFPPGAQDVLGLLPITALSEGLRDVLQHGAGVPWGDLGILSVWAVLGLAAAGRFFRWE, from the coding sequence ATGACGGTAGGTACCTTCACGCCGAGGCCGGGCGCGGCCCCCCTGGGGCGCATGATCATGGCGCAGGCCGCGCTGGAGACGAAGATGCTCCTGCGCAACGGCGAGCAGCTGCTGCTGACGGTCGTGATCCCCACGCTGCTGCTGGTGCTGTTCAGCACGGTGGACGTCGTGGACACGGGCGCGGGTGAGGCCGTGGACTTCCTGGCCCCCGGCATCCTCGCGCTGGCGGTCATGTCCACCGCCTTCACCGGCCAGGCCATCGCCACGGGCTTCGAACGCCGCTACGGCGTCCTGAAGCGCCTCGCCTCCTCCCCGCTCCCCCGCTGGGGCCTGATGACCGCCAAGACGATCTCCGTACTGGCCACGGAGATCCTCCAGATCATCCTGCTGACGGTGATCGCCCTCACCCTCGGCTGGTCCCCGCACGGCAACCCCTTCGCCGTCCTGCTCCTCCTGGTCCTCGGTACGGCCGCCTTCTCCGGCCTCGGCCTGCTGATGGCCGGCACCCTCAAGGCCGAGGCCACCCTCGGCGCCGCCAACCTGGTCTTCATCCTGCTGCTCGTGGGCGGCGGCGTGATCGTCCCACTGGACAAGTTCCCGCCGGGCGCGCAGGACGTACTGGGCCTGCTACCGATCACAGCGCTGTCGGAGGGCCTGCGCGATGTGTTGCAGCACGGGGCGGGGGTGCCGTGGGGCGACCTGGGAATCCTGAGCGTGTGGGCGGTTCTGGGACTCGCGGCCGCCGGCAGGTTCTTCCGCTGGGAGTGA